From Aedes albopictus strain Foshan chromosome 1, AalbF5, whole genome shotgun sequence, one genomic window encodes:
- the LOC109414675 gene encoding glutathione S-transferase 1-like produces MDFYYLPGSAPCRAVQMTAAAVGVELNPKLVNLMNGDQLKPEFLKLNPQHCLPTLVDGDFVSWESRAIAIYLVEQYGKDDRLYPTEPRRRAVVNQRLFFDATVLYPRFAEIFYPGMRLTKELEKLDQAVALLDKFLDGKEFVAGGDSLTVADISILATVTTFDVAGYDLEKYGNVYGWYKRLSDVVPGWKENRRGALQAILYRDFFQVYYPRYFVGETSEVNDSEAVELLKFLDQFLDGMKFLTGDAISFMDQQVVQMIDKIQALEVVDMTSYSNVLKWASQIRSLTKK; encoded by the exons ATGGATTTCTACTATTTGCCGGGATCGGCTCCGTGTCGGGCAGTGCAGATGACCGCGGCTGCCGTTGGCGTTGAACTGAATCCCAAACTCGTGAATCTGATGAATGGTGATCAGCTGAAACCGGAATTTCTTAAG CTAAATCCTCAACACTGTCTACCAACGCTAGTGGACGGAGACTTCGTCTCGTGGGAGTCACGTGCCATCGCCATCTATCTGGTGGAACAATACGGCAAGGATGATCGACTGTACCCGACGGAACCCCGTCGCCGAGCCGTGGTGAATCAACGGCTGTTCTTCGATGCCACTGTACTGTATCCACGCTTCGCGGAGATATTCTATCCAGGGATGAGACTTACGAAGGAATTGGAGAAGTTGGATCAGGCGGTGGCGTTGTTGGACAAGTTTCTGGACGGGAAAGAGTTCGTAGCAGGCGGGGATAGTTTGACGGTGGCTGACATAAGCATCCTGGCTACCGTGACGACGTTCGACGTAGCAGGCTATGACTTGGAGAAGTATGGGAATGTTTACGGGTGGTACAAGCGGCTCAGCGACGTCGTTCCCGGATGGAAGGAGAACAGAAGGGGAGCCTTACAAGCCATTTTGtatcgagatttcttccaggtgTATTACCCGAGATACTTTGTTGGGGAGACGTCGGAGGTGAATGATTCGGAAGCAGTGGAGCTTCTCAAGTTTCTGGATCAGTTTCTAGATGGAATGAAGTTTTTGACAGGCGACGCAATATCCTTCATGGATCAACAAGTGGTTCAGATGATTGATAAAATCCAGGCGCTAGAAGTTGTTGACATGACTTCGTATTCGAACGTTTTGAAATGGGCGTCACAAATCAGATCTCTTACAAAGAAATAA